TTTGCTGCAAACAAGCACAAGAAAAGATTTTCATCACGATCCCCTGCAGCTGCCCAAGTTATTCAACCCCAGGAACATGGGTATCCTGAATACTCCCTGGGCACCTACAGCAACCCAAACCAGGCTGGCTGAACAAAGAAGACCCAAGGGACCAGCAGATCAAAAGCCAGCGGGAAAAGCTTCATATGCAAACGAACTGGGAGATGAAAGGGTTAGTGGAGAAATCTCCTGACCTTCTCAGCCATGGCGTCCATAAAATCTTGCCTCTGATACTCCCTTCGCCGAAGGTGTCGGTAGACATGGAATTCTCCGCTGCCGGCTCCAGCGCTGGATCCTGCCAGGGAGGGCAACAGATAACACAGACTTAACAGACTTCTTTGTGCAATTTTGGGGTGATATCTGTACCAAAACTGCACCAAACACACTCCAGCCACTTCAGAAGATACACCTGCTTCACCCTCCTAACACCTTTCAAAAGTCACATCCCCGTAATGCATgttttttgaaccatgtctcagccaaaatggcagctggGTATCACTTCTGGTCACAATTTTGGCCAGGATACCAAAAAGACCTGTCTGTTGGAGAGGAACGAGTTGCCCATTAGAGGGCTGTGATGGAGAAAACCAAGACCTCACTCCCACATAGCTATCCACTATGTCTGCAGGGTTCAGATGTTAGCATAGGGCCAGCATTGCCTATTGTTTTGATTCAGATGTGTGGGTAGGTTCAGAACAGCATGCCTCTCCACAAAGTGATCTTGCTATTTTAGTGTTACCTCTGTTAAAAATAACAGTGTTCCAAACACACACAATCTCTTCCTTAACTATGCTAGAGGCAAAGATACCTTCAGACACATAGCATCTGTAGTGGCAACAAAATGCAATTAGCGTTTCAGCCGGAGTACAGGGGCCCAGCTCATACTGTACATTTTACTAAAGAGAGCATTCTGCATTTGGGAACCAAACAACGCAATTGCTGAGCGAAAATGAAAGGGAATCCCTGAATAGCAATGTTACTTGAGAGAAGTGATATACCCTTCCATACACACAGACCCCTTCATTTCATCAGGAGCGAGGACAGCATGGCAGTTGTGTCCTAAGGTAAAGACTGTAAGCCTGGGATGTTATATTCCTTCTTTGCCGGTGTGCTTCCTCGCCATCTCTCTGTGCCAATGCGGCTATTAGTTGAAGCTTGAATCATTCGCTTTCCTGAATCTCTGTATTTATACCCATAAACATGACATTTATCTCCCAACGCGGGGATTCAGAAGCACAAAAGTGAGTCAGAGGACTAATCGCCCAACAACCGGTGAAACGTAGATGTGGTTTGTTTACGGCGAACAGCAGAGTGCAAAATGGTTCGCGAAGAGACTTCCACATCATCTTGGAAGCAAGTTTCAAGCCGCCTCTGCTGCCCTTACTCAACCTCCTCTGCTCCCCACAAATACAAGAGGAACCCAGCCAATTCCCCTTCCCTGCTACAAGGACCTTCTCGGAAAGAACAGGAGGCAAAATAGCAACTCACCCATAACATCTCTGACAAATTCTGGAGGTGGACGGGGTGACCACTCGTTGAGCTTTTCGGGAATCGGAACCGTCTTATCCTGCGGCGAGAAAAGAGCAACATCCGGATGCTTCCCTCCACGAACAATTGCTTTCACTACAGACAACATTTCCCCCCCGCAGCGCTTGAAATCTAGATCTGAACAACAGCAGGGAGCCTCAACGAAACACAAGGGATATCTTTCCTCCCCATAAACCTGCAAACAGGAACCGGGAGCCTCCTCTGGGAGGTTTCGGGTGAGACAATATATTCCTAAGACCATCGGGAATagtatgtgttttccgatggtgtTAGGTGACCCCGGTGAAACCAAAGgagtcacaacccacaggttgggaaccgctgctctaaATGTAGTTGCTACTACTTGCTCTACTAACTGAGGCTTCATTAGGATCTTCTTGGATATACACAGAGGGAGGCAGCTTCATGTCGAGGAATCCCCTCAGAGCGGGTGCCAAGAGGATCTAAAGGGTCGGTCACATATGGGCACAGTATTTGGGACAACGTTGGGCAAAGCTTGACCCTCAGTTGCCGCTGGACTACATACACTCCGGTGGCTAGGAGTGATGGCAGCTGCTCCACTTTTGCTCCCACTTATGCTAGAAGGAAACGGGATGTGAATGAGTCCCAATTTATTGGTCcctgaaagagaaggggaaaaagttTGTATTCAAAAGTCTGTGCCAAGGCGATGTTAGCAGTGTTGCTGACCTCCCTTACGGTGGTAACCTATAACATGACCATGAGTAGTTTCACGATCCTCTCTGTCTCTCCTAGCTGCTTCTTCAGAGGTCAGGTATCTGGCATGAAACCCCTCTGATCCCTCCTTACCAGGAGGGCAATCTCAACCGTCGCCAGACAGTCCTGCCACCGTTTTAAGTGACCGGTTCCCTCTCAGAGGCGTTTAGGAACATCTCATTGGTCTGCCATTTCAAGCTTCCAGGGAGCGTTCAGCCTTCATCTGTTCAAGGAAGCGTTTGTTGGTCTCTTTGGCCGTCCAgaggatcctcaacactcttctccggcaccacatcccaaatggaTTAGTCTTTTCAATCTGATTTCTCacctgtctagctctcacatccatccgtACATGAATACAGTGGCTGGGACGTTTCTGGCTTTTGCGCTCGGTTgcgtatctttactctttaggatcctgtctagttcaggaaaagagactctgcctcaacattagggaaAGCTTCCTGATGTTCAAGAGTAGAAGTTGCAGCCTCAGAGAgtgtggactctccttccttggaggtctttaaacagaggctggatggtcatctgtcgggatgctttgatggagagttcctgcatggctgaatggcccttgaagtctcttccaactctaggattttggGAGTCTaggtattgctgcatggcaggatgggctTGGACCGGGCAGCCTGGGACTTAGTAAAACCAATGACAGTACTGTACTTGCCTATAGAGAAACCATAAGCGACCATAAGGAAAGACTGGGAATGACTTGttcatagggaaccattggggaatacttgcccatagggaatcattgggaatgaCTTTCCCATAAGGCAACATAGGCAAGATCTCCAACGTTTGTTTCCCTGTGCATCCCtctgggcaagcattccccatcTTTCCCTATTTTCCAATGGCTACCTATGGGCATTGATTCTCCTTTCCTTTAGAGCAGTGCCCTTTAAGGGactttggactccatctcccagaagcccagcctattggccaaggtggctgaggcttctgggagttgtagtccaaaatccgTCCAAGGGCCCAGTGTGGATTCTGGGTGCTGTGGTGCTTGGCTGGAGGGGAGGGGATGTGACGCATAGGCCCCTCCCTCGGCCACGCCCCTCCCTCCTTAAGCCACACCCCTCTCACCGGGTTCCTCATGAGCCTCTCCAGCTTGAGGCGCTGCTCCTCGGCGGCGCTGCGGGGGATGACCAAGGGCTGGGGCTCCTTCCGGGGCCGAGAGGGACGCGTCGTCCCCGCCGCCATCCCGGCCTTCCCTGCGCCAAAGGCCGCGGCCCCGACCGATGACGTCACCGAGGGCGACGGCCGCGCGGCAGCACACGCCCACTCCCGCCTCGGCCACGCCCCTTCGGGGATTCCTCTGTGAATAGGTAGGCTGCAGTTCCTGCTTTGGCTCCGCCCCCTTTCCACCCTCCTCATTCATGCATATATTCATGAGGGCTCATGAATATGAATATGGAAACCCCGCCCCTTTTTCTTCTGAGGGATAAATCTCTCTAgtctatataaatacatatatattctcATAGGAGCATATGAATattaaaacaccacccactcccTTTTCTTCCTGAGGGAGGCATAGAGTCACAACAGCTCatgaatattaatattaaagcCCCGCCCACTCTCCATTTTCTTCCTGAgggaggcatatatatatatatatatatattcataacaGCTCatgaatattaatattaagaCCCCGCCCACTCCCCCTTTTCCTTCATAAGGACTCATGAATATGAATATTAAGACCCCGTCCACTCCCCCTTTTTCTCCTGTGGGAGAAATatctacatctatctatctatctatctatctatctctgtatATATTTGTAAGGACTCATGAATATTAACAGTAAAGTGCCACCCactcctcttttcccttcctgaAGGAAGCATATATCCCTAAGGGCTCatgaatattaatattaaatccTTGACCACTCCCCTTTTCCTCTAGagggatctctctctctgtctatatctatctatctatctattgataAGAGTTAATGACTCTGAATATTAATGCATTAGATTTGTTTCTTACATTGCCGTTGAATTCTTCTTCCGAAACGTTActcaggtcatattttggtacAGTGGTGGTTTTCGTTTTCCATTTTGGTTTATCAaacgggacgggaggctctccATTTCTAAAGAGAAGATAGTGaagtcaattcaaaaattcacgcaattacgcgattccttatcacaccttaaatttggTGTAATGGCCTCCCAGAACGCAACCCAGATTCTGCGCACAGTgagccatcacattggtgggttcttaattgtgaattggcacccttgcgcatgctcagtgcaactccagatgactggagcacaGTGCATTTAGGTGAGtaagagagaggaaccaaggaaccccacaatttacaaaagaggttggaagaGGTTGGAATAGTTGAAAGAACATgctaaaat
This Sceloporus undulatus isolate JIND9_A2432 ecotype Alabama chromosome 11, SceUnd_v1.1, whole genome shotgun sequence DNA region includes the following protein-coding sequences:
- the PRKRIP1 gene encoding PRKR-interacting protein 1 isoform X1, producing the protein MAAGTTRPSRPRKEPQPLVIPRSAAEEQRLKLERLMRNPDKTVPIPEKLNEWSPRPPPEFVRDVMGSSAGAGSGEFHVYRHLRRREYQRQDFMDAMAEKQKLDEEYQKKLEKNKMVAEEQTAKRRKKRQKLKEKKLLAKKSKLEQKSENAAADSNPSPKQQTSEEEDEEVSEEEEEEKDDAEEPSFVTKR
- the PRKRIP1 gene encoding PRKR-interacting protein 1 isoform X2, which produces MAAGTTRPSRPRKEPQPLVIPRSAAEEQRLKLERLMRNPDKTVPIPEKLNEWSPRPPPEFVRDVMGSSAGAGSGEFHVYRHLRRREYQRQDFMDAMAEKQKLDEEYQKKLEKNKMVAEEQTAKRRKKRQKLKEKKLLAKKSKLEQKSENAADSNPSPKQQTSEEEDEEVSEEEEEEKDDAEEPSFVTKR